A stretch of DNA from Streptomyces rubradiris:
GCCCTCACGGAAGCCCTGCACACCGAGCGCGCCTACCACGACACCTGCCGTGCCGCCCTCGCCGCGATGGTCGACGGCGCCGCCGAACAGGTCGTCACCGGCGAGGACGTCTCCGCCTCCGGAGCCGACGCCGAAGTCCTCGGCTACCGGCTGCGCAGCCAGGCCAAGGCCCTGCGCGAACTGCCGCCCGGCCCGCTGTTCTTCGGCCGGCTCGACTTCGCCGACGGCCACCCCGGGCACGGCGGGCAGAGCTACCACGTGGGCCGGCTGCGCATCACCGAGGACCCGGCCGCCCCGCCGCTCGTCGTCGACTGGCGGGCCCCCGTCTCCCGCGCCTTCTACCAGGCCGACGCCACCGACCCGCAGGGCGTCGAGGTGCGCCGCCGGTTCGGCTGGGCCCCGGGCAGCAGGGGCGAGTCCACCGACCTCACCGCGCTGGAGGACGAGCACCTGGGCCGGGGCGAGGCGCGGACCAGCGACATCGTCGCCCGCGAGATCGAGCGGCCCCGCGTCGGACCCATGCGGGACATCGCCGCCACCATCCAGCCCGAGCAGGACGACCTGGTCCGCGCCGCCCTCACCGACTCGGTGTGCGTGCAGGGCGCGCCCGGCACCGGGAAGACCGCCGTCGGCCTGCACCGGGCCGCGTACCTGCTCTACACCCACCCCAAGCGGCTCCAGCGCTCCGGCCTGCTGATCCTCGGCCCCAACCCGACCTTCCTGCGGTACATCGCCGAGGTGCTGCCCTCGCTCGGCGAGACCGCCCGGCGCGGCACCGCCGACAAGGGCTACCGCCAGAGCACCCTGCTGGACGAGATCGCCCGGCACCCGGCCACCGGCACCGACCCGCTGCCCACGGCCACCGTCAAGCACGACCCGCGCATGGCCGAGGTGCTGCGCCGGGCCCTGTACGCGCGGGTCGACGCCGACGGCGCCGACGACCTCGCCGTCCCCGACGGCTCCTACCGCTGGCGGGTGTCCGCCGGTGAACTGGCCGGCATCGTGGCCGAGGTCCGTGCCGAGGAACCCCCGTACGCCATCGGGCGGGAACGGGTGCGCACCCGGGTCGTACGACGGCTGCGCGAGCAGGCCGAACGGCGCGCCGGGGTACTGCCCGCCGCCTGGGTCCGCCGCATCGAACGGTGCCGGCCGCTGACCGCGCGGCTCGACGCGGTGTGGCCGCAGGCCCGCCCCGAGGAGGTCCTCGCCGGACTCCTCACCGACGCCGGGGCGCTGGCCCGCGCCGCCGACGGCCTGCTGGACCCCGGGGAGCAGGCGGCGCTGCTGTGGCCGCGCCCGCCCCGCTCGCACAAGTCCGCCCGCTGGTCCGCCGCCGACCTGGTCCTGCTGGACGAGCTGGCCGGGCTGATCGAACACCCCGAGGGCTACGGTCACATCGTCGTCGACGAGGCGCAGGACCTCTCCCCGATGGAGTGCCGGGCCATCGCCCGCCGGGCCGCCTTCGGCTCGCTCACCGTCCTCGGCGACCTCGCCCAGGGCACCACCCCGTGGGCCGCCCGCGACTGGTCCGTCCAGCTGCGCCACCTGGGCCGGCCCGACGCGGCCGTGGTGCCGCTGACCACCGGGTTCCGGGTGCCGGCCGCCGTGCTGGACCTGGCCAACCGGCTGCTCGCCCGCCTCGATGTCGCCGTCCCCCCGGCCACCTCGCTGCGCGCCGACGGCGAGCTGACCATGCGGCCGGCCGAGGACGTGCTCGCCGCCACCGTGACCGCCGTCCGCGCCGCCCTGGCCCGGGAGGGCTCGGTCGGTGTGATCACGGCGGACGCGGACACCGACCGGGTACGGGCGGCCCTGACCGGGGCCGGCCTGGACGCGGCCGGACCCGAGGCGCTCGGCGCCCGGCTGGCCGTCGTCCCCGCGAGCCTGGTCAAGGGCCTGGAGTACGACCACGTCGTCGTCGTGGAACCGGCCGCCGTGGCGGAGGCGGAGGAGCGGGGCGCGCACCGGCTGTACGTGGTGCTGACCCGGGCGGTGTCCCGCCTGGACGTGGTGCACGCCCGCCCGCTGCCGTTCTGAGACCCGGGGCGGGGCTCAGCGGCCGACGTACTCAGCCAGGTGCTCGCCGGTGATCGTGGAGCGGGCCGCGACCAGCTCCGCCGGGGTGCCCTCGAAGACGATCCGGCCGCCGTCGTGGCCGGCGCCCGGACCCAGGTCGATGATCCAGTCCGCGTGCGCCATGACCGCCTGGTGGTGCTCGATGACGATCACCGACTTGCCCGCGTCGACCAGCCGGTCCAGCAGGCCGAGCAACTGCTCCACATCGGCCAGGTGCAGTCCGGTGGTCGGCTCGTCCAGGACGTAGATCCCGCCCTTCTCGGTCATGTGCGTGGCCAGCTTCAGCCGCTGCCGCTCGCCGCCGGACAGCGTGGTGAGCGGCTGGCCGAGGGTGAGGTAGCCGAGGCCCACGTCGGCCAGGTTCCGCAGCACGCGGTGCGCGGCCGGGGTACGGCCCTCCCCGCCGCCGAAGAACTCCTCGGCCTGCTCGACCGTCATCGCCAGCACCTCGCTGATGTCCCGGCCGCCGAGCCGGTACTCCAGCACCGAGGCGTCGAACCGCCGGCCCTCGCACTCCTCGCAGGTCGTGGCCACCCCCGCCATGATCGCCAGGTCGGTGTAGACGACCCCGGCGCCGTTGCAGGCCGGGCAGGCGCCCTCCGAGTTCGCGCTGAACAGCGCCGGCTTCACCCCGTTGGCCTTGGCGAACGCCTTGCGGACCGGCTCCAGCAGCCCCGTGTACGTCGCCGGGTTGCTGCGCCGCGAGCCGCGGATCGGGGTCTGGTCGACGAAGACGACGCCCGCGCCGGCCGGCACCGACCCGTGCACCAGCGAACTCTTGCCGGACCCGGCCACCCCGGTCACCACGGTCAGCACCCCGAGCGGGATGTCGACGTCGACGCCCTTCAGGTTGTGGGTGGTGGCGCCGCGGATCTCCAGCGCCCCGGACGGCCCCCGCACCGTGTCCTTCAGCGCGGCCCGGTCGTCCAGGTGGCGGCCGGTGAGCGTACGGGCCGCGCGCAGCCCGGCGACGGTGCCTTCGAAGCAGACGGTGCCGCCGGCCGTACCGGCGCCCGGGCCGAGGTCCACCACGTGGTCGGCGATCGCGATGACCTCCGGCTTGTGCTCCACCACGAGCACCGTGTTGCCCTTGTCCCGCAGCCGCAGCAGCAGGTCGTTCATCCGCCGGATGTCGTGCGGGTGCAGACCGGCGGTCGGCTCGTCGAAGACGTACGTGACGTCGGTCAGCGACGAGCCGAGGTGGCGGATCATCTTCGTACGCTGCGCCTCGCCGCCCGAGAGGGTGCCCGCCGGCCGGTCCAGGGAGAGGTAGCCGAGGCCGATCTCCACGAACGAGTCGAGGGTGTCGCGCAGCGAGGCGAGCAGCGGTGCCACGGACGGCTCGTCCAGCTCCCGCACCCACTCGGCCAGGTCGCTGATCTGCATCGCGCAGGCGTCGGCGATGCTGATCCCCTTGATCTTCGAGGAGCGGGCGGCCTCGCCGAGCCGGGTGCCGGCGCAGTCCGGGCAGGTGGTGAAGGTGACCGCGCGGTCCACGAACTCCCGGATGTGCGGCTGCATCGCCTCCCGGTCCTTGGCGAGCATGGACTTCTGGATGCGCGGGACGAGCCCCTCGTACGTCATGTTGATGCCCGCGATCTTCATGCGGGTCGGCTCGCGGTACAGGAAGTCGTCCAGCTCGGCCTGGGTGAAGGTGCGGACCGGCTTGTCCGGGTCGTAGAGGCCGGACTCGGTGTAGAGGCGGTGGTTCCAGCCGCCGGGCTTGTAGCCGGGGATGGTGAGCGCGCCCTCGTTGAGGGACTTGTCCGCGTCGTAGAGCCGAGTCAGGTCGATGTCGGTGACCGTGCCGCGGCCCTCGCAGCGCGGGCACATGCCGCCGGTGACGCTGAACTCGCGGCGCTCCTTCACCTGCTTCCCGCCGCGCTCCAGGGTGACCGCGCCGGCCCCGCTGATGGAGGCGACGTTGAAGGAGAACGCCTTCGGCGAGCCGATGTGCGGGGTGCCGAGCCGGCTGAACAGGATGCGCAGCATCGCGTTGGCGTCGGTGGCGGTGCCGACCGTGGAGCGCGGGTCGGCGCCCATCCGCTGCTGGTCCACGATGATCGCCGTGGTCAGCCCGTCGAGCACGTCCACGTCGGGCCGCGCCAGGGCGGGCATGAACCCCTGGACGAACGCGCTGTACGTCTCGTTGATCAGCCGCTGCGACTCCGCGGCGATGGTGTCGAACACCAGGGAGCTCTTGCCCGAGCCGGATACACCCGTGAACACCGTCAGCCGGCGCTTGGGTATCTCCACGGTGACGTTCCTGAGGTTGTTCTCCCGTGCGCCGTGGACCCGGATCAGCTCGTGGCTGTCGGCGGCGTGCGGCGCCGACACCGGCGCGTCGTCCGTCCTCGTGGTCATGCTCATCGCCTCTCCGTCCGTGAACCCCCGCCACGCTAGCGGCGCACCCCGCCCGTCCGCTTCTCCATTCCTGACCTCATCGCGGAGCGGTTCCCACGACCGCTCCCTCCGGTCGTCGGGCCGCGACGCCGCCGCAGGCGAAGGCGGTGTCCTCCGGCGGCTCCGGAGTGCCGGCGACGCCGGTCCGGCCCGGCGCGGCGGGAGCGGCGCGGCGGGAGCGGCGCGGCGGGAGCGGCGCGGCGGGTTTCGGGAGGGGCTCGCGGCGGAAGTTTCCGGCATGCGACCGGATGACTGGCACCTCACCGAAGACATCGACGCCTTCCTCGCCCGGGCCGGGGACTTCCTGCGCTCGCGCCCGGATCTGCACACCATGGCGCTGACGGTCACCGAGACCCTGCGCGCCGACGGCCCGGGGGCGTACGCAGCCGAGGCCCCGCTCTTCGGCTACCTGGAGGAGTCGGGTGAGGTCCGTGCCGCCTTCCACCGCAGGACGCGGGGTCTGCTGAGCCCCACCGTCCTCACCCCGGAGTGGGCCGACGCCCTCGCCGCCCGGTTGGCCGGCCTCGGCCACGTGCTCCCCGGGGTCAGCGCCGAGCAGCACACCGCCGCCGCCTTCGCCGAGGCGTGGCGGCGGCGCGCGGGCGCCACGCCGGCCCTGCGCACGCAGCGCGTCCGCCTGTACCGGCTCGGCACCCCGGCCCCGCCGGACCCGCACGCGGAGGGCCGGGCGCGGGTGGCCGGTGAGCGGGACCACGAGCACCTCGTGCGCTGGTGCCGCGCGTTCACGGCGGACGTCGGGGAGGACTTCCCCGCGGACGACGCCGGCTGGCCCGGCACCCGCTTCGCCGCCAAGCGCTTCACGTTCTGGGAGACGCCGGACGGCACGCCCGTCTCCATGGCCGGCGCGACCCCGATGGTCGCCGGCCACGTCCGGGTGGACCCCGTCTACACCCCGGCCCCCCTGCGCGGCCGCGGTTACGCGGGCGCGGTGACGACGGCGGTGGGCCGGGCCGTGCTGGCCGCGGGCGCACGCACGGTGGTCCTGTTCGCGGACCCGGCCAACCCCACCAGCACCGCGCTCTACCAGCGCATCGGGTACGACCCGGTCGCCGAGTTCACGGTGTACGACTTCACGTGAGGCCGGGCGTGCGCCGGACGGCGCTGTCATAGCCGCCTCCCCGGCGCCCCCCTCAACCGGTGTGCAGGACCCGGAAGCGGTCCGGGACCGTCGGGTCCCGGTCGACGATCTGGACCGGCGGCCAGGCCCACTGCCGGACGCTGATGCCCGGTGCGCGGGAGAAACGGATCCGGCCGCGGGAGCCCTCGGTCACGACGCGCGGCCAGGACGCGGCGATGCGCGCCCGGTCCGTGCCGTGGGCGCGCAGGACGTCGGCGAGGACGGCGATCGTGTCGTAGCCCTCGAAGGCGACGAAGGAGGGAGGTCCGGACAGCCGCGCGCGCAGGGCCGCCTCGACGCGTGTGCCGAGCGGGGTGAGGTGTTCGGGCAGGTAGCGCAGGAACGGGATCCCCGCGCCGTCACCGCCCAGCAGCGTCGCCCACTCGGCGAACTCCGGCTGCCCGGCCGGTGCGCCGATCAGGACGCCGGTGAGACGCGGGTCGCGGCGCACGGACCTGACGACGGACGCGGCCGGCTCCGGGTGGCCGACCAGCAGGAGCAGGGCCGTCGCGCCGTGGGCGGCGAGCGCGTCGCACAGGTCGGTGGGTCCGAGCACGCTCATGTCGAGCTCGACGACGCTGCCGCCGCGCGGCGCGAGATGCTCGCGCAGGATGCCGGTCCCGGACGCCCAGTAGACGCTCGGCTGGGTCGCCACGGCGATGCGGCTGTGGCCCGCGCCGAGCAGGAAGTCGGCGTAGACGCGCCAGCCGTGGGACTGCGCGGGGGCGATCCGGGCGACCCATTCCGTCGGCTGTCCGGTGAGCGCGTCGAGGACCGCGGACGAGCACAGGAAGGGCAGGCCGAGGGCGTCCGCACGGGCGGCGGCGGCGCGGGCGACGACGCTGTGGTACTCGCCGGTCACGGCGGCCACGTCCAGCCGGGCCAGTTCGTCCACGGCCGCCGCGGCCCGCTGTGGATCGGCCGCGGTGTCCCGCACCACCAGCTCCAGCGGCCGTCCGCCGATTCCGCCGGCGTCGTTGACATCGCGCACGCCCAGTTCGAGCCCGGCGAGCAGCTGCCGCCCCGCCTCGACCCAGCCGGGCGGCGTCAACGGAGCGAGGGCCCCGACCCGGACCACCCCGTCGGCCCGGTCCACCCCGAGCAACGTACTCATTCGGCGACGCCCCCGCCCGTCTCGTCCCGCCCCAGCGGGCCCACTCGGTTGATCATGCGAGCCATTCCAGTCACGGCCCCTACCGACGGGCAACCGATTATGCGTTCCCTGGCACACCGGGGCCGCGCCTGTGACGTGATGTCCTCGCCCGGCCCGGGTGAACCAGCTCGCCCCGAATCCCTCGTCGCCGGGCCTTGGCTCGTAACTCCTGAGGCGGGGCAACCGAGTTCTCGGTGAGTTCGTAAGGTGGAGGCATGTGGACCCAGCACACCCAGGCTCTGTGATCACGAGGCGTTGAGGGCGATGCCGTAGGGCGTCGCCCTCCTTGGTGTGCCTGTTGCGTGATCCGTCTTCCGAGCGCCGCCCGCACTGTGGCGGAGCGATGCCGGGCTTCTTCTTCTTGGGACAGCGGCTCCTGAGCGCGCGTACAGGCACGGTCCTTCCCCTCCACCGTTGCCAGGAGTGCCTCGTGCCCGTGTTGCTTCCCCCTGCCCTCGAACCGTTCCTCGACGTGCTGCGCTGCCCGGTGTGCCGCGCCCGTCTCCGACCCGGCCACGGCTCACTGCGCTGCCCGGCGGGCCACACCTTCGACATCGCGCGTCAGGGCTACGTCAGCCTCCTGACGGGCATACGCGCCACCAGCGGTGACGACGCGGACATGGTTCAGGCTCGGAACCGGTTCCTGTCCACCGGCAGGTACGCCCCTGTCCGCCAGACCCTGACTCGTATGACAGCCGACGCCCTGCCTGGCCGAGGCAAGGTCGTGGACGTCGGATGCGGCACCGGCTACTACCTGGCCGGCGTACTCGATCAACTGCCCGGCACCCGCGGCCTGGGCCTGGACACGTCGGTACGCGCCCTGCGCTCGGCCGCCCGAGCCCATCCGCGAGCCGCTGCGGCGAGCTGGGACGTCTTCCGCCCCTTCCCCTTGGCCGACCACGGGGTCGACGTCGTGCTGGACGTGTTCGCCCCGCGCAACCCGGCCGAGTTCCACCGGGTGCTCCGTCCGTCCGGCCGGTTGATCGTGGTGCGCCCTGGCGAGCGGCACCTGGCCGAACTGCGGGACCGGATACCCGGGATGGTCACGATCGACCCGGACAAGGAACAGCGCCTGCGACAGGCGCTGGACCCGTATTTCCAGCCCGCCGGCACCCGGCACGTGGCTTACACCACCTCACTGACCAGGCAGGAGGCCATCGACCTGGTGGGCATGACACCGAGCGCGCGCCACCTGACCCACGCGGACCTGACCGATCCCGGTGCTCTGCCCGCCCGGACCACCGTCTCCGTGCTGGCCACCTCCTACCGGCCTCGGTGAGCCAGCCCGCCGCGCCGGCCGTCCGGGATCTGTTCACTCCCCGCCCCTCGCGACACACTTTTGCAAGCGGGTGCTTGCAAAAGTTAGCGAAGGTGGGCAAGGTGGAGGCATGGCATCGCTGAACGTCGGCAATCTCGGTGAGTACCTGCGCGAGCAGCGGCGCAACGCCCAGCTGTCGTTGCGGCAGCTCGCCGACGCCGCCGGGGTGTCCAACCCGTACCTGAGCCAGATCGAGCGCGGACTGCGCAAGCCCAGCGCGGAGGTGCTCCAGCAGGTCGCCAAGGCCCTGCGCATCTCCGCCGAGACGCTGTACGTCCGCGCCGGCATCCTCGACGCCGAGCGGGACCGCGACGAGGTCGAGACACGCGCCGTCATCCTCGCCGACCCCTCGCTCAACGAGCGGCAGAAGCAGGTGCTGCTCCAGATCTACGAGTCCTTCCGCAAGGAGAACGGATTCGGGACCGGCGAGGCGGCCGGGCCGGCGCGGGACGGGGACGGCACCGCGGACCAGGGAACCGGCGGCGGCAGCAGTACGGCCGGCGGAGGCGATGCCGCCGGAAGCGACACAGACGCAGGCCGGCGGCGGACGGCCGGATAACGCCGGACCAGGGCTCGGACGCCCGCCGCGGACCTCGTCAACCCAGCCGAACGCGAATCCGATCCGGGAGGATCCCCACCATGGCCATCACCGACGACCTGCGCAAGACCCTCAGCGACCCGACCCCGCTCTACTTCGCCGCCGGCACCGCCGATCTGGCGCTCCAGCAGGCCAAGAAGGTGCCGGCCCTGGTCGAGCAGCTGCGCGCCGAGGCCCCGGCCCGCATCGACGCCGTACGCAACACCGACCCCAAGGCCGTGCAGGAGAAGGCCGCCTCCCGTGCCAAGGAGGCGCAGGCGACCCTTCAGGCCAAGGTCGGCGAGTTCATCGGCGCCCTCGACGTGAAGAAGCTGGGCGAGACCGCCCAGGACCTCGCCCTGCGCGGGGTCGGGGTCGCCGCCGAGTACGCCGTCAAGGCCCGCGAGACCTACGAGAAGGTCGCCGAGCACGGCGAACAGGCAGTGAAGACCTGGCGCGGCGAGGCCGCCGAGGAGATCGAGGACCTGGCGATCGCCGTCGAGGGCAAGCCCGAGCCGGTCGAGGTCCGCGACGACGAGCCGGAGCCGGCCGGGGCGACGGCCGAGCCCGCCGCGGAGCAGAAGCCCGCGGCGAAGAAGGCGCCGGCCGCCCGCAAGACCACCACCGCGAAGAAGACCGCGCCGTCGGCCAAGGGAGAGTGACCGGCCGTACGGTCACGGGCCGGGCACCTTTGGGGTGTCCGGCCCGTTCTATGGGTACGGTGGCGGCGTAGCAGGGGTTCGCGAATCAACGGATGGTGGGCGACATGCTGATGCTGGGCTTCGCGGGATTCATGGGCATCTTGAAGATCATCCTCATGGCCCTGGCCGCGGTCGGGCTGTTCGACGCCGCGTTCCGGCGGGAGGACGCCTTCCGCGCCGCGGACAAGCAGAACAAGGTCTTCTGGCTGATCATTCTGGGCATCGCGCTCGTGGTCAGCTATCTGTTCTCGATCCTGTCCATCCTGCCGATCGCCGGCGCGGTCGCCAGCATCGTCTACCTCGTCGACGTCCGCCCCGCCCTGCAGCAGGTCGGCGGCGGCCGCGGCTTCGGCCGCCGCGGCCGGGGGAGCAGCAGCGACGGTCCGTACGGGCCGTGGAACGGCGGCCGGTAGCGGCGTCCCGGGGAGGCGCGTCGGCCCTGCGGTGGGAGCCCTGCGCCGCCCGGTCCACCCGCGCCCGGCGACGGCGCGTCGGCCCTGCGCGCCCGCTTCCGCATCCCCACCCGGCGACGGCGTGCCGGGCCTCCGGTGGAGGCCCTACGCCGCCCGGTCCAGCAGCACCACGGCCACGTCGTCCGTCAGCTCGCCCCCGTTCAGCTCCCGGACCTCGTGCACCGCGGCCCGCAGCAGTTCCTCCCCGCGCAGCCCCTCGGCCAGCTGCCGGCGGATCATCTCCACCATGCCGTCCTGACCCAGTCGCTCCCCGCCCACGCCGACCTTGCCCTCGATGAGCCCGTCGGTGTAGAGCATCAGGCTCCACTCGGCGCCCAGCTCCACCTGCATCCGGGGCCAGCGGGCGCCGGGCAGCAGGCCAAGGGCGGGCCCGTTGTTGTCGTAGGGCAGCAGTCGCGGGGCCCGGCCGGGGCTGGCTATGAGCGGGGCCGGATGGCCCGCCAGGCACAGGCCCGCGCGGCGGCCGTCGGGGGCGATGTCCACCGTGCACAGCGTCGCGAAGATCTCCTCGTCGGCGCGCTCGTGCTCCAGCACCTGCTGGAGGGTGTTCAGCAGTTCGTCCCCGCACAGCCCGGCCAGGGTCAGCGCCCGCCAGGCGATGCGCAGCTCCACGCCCAGCGCGGCCTCGTCCGGGCCGTGTCCGCAGACGTCGCCGATCATGGCGTGCACGGTGCCGTCGGGGGTGCGCACGGCGTCGTAGAAGTCGCCGCCGAGCAGTGCCCGGGAGCGGCCCGGCCGGTAGCGGGCGGCGAACCGCAGCGAGGAGCCGTCCAGCAGCGGGGTGGGCAGCAGACCGCGCTCCAGTCGGCGGTTCTCCTGCGCGCGCAGCCGGCCCTCGGCGAGCCGCCGCTCGGCCGTCTCGGAACGCTTGCGCTCCACGGCGTAGCGGATGGCGCGGCTGAGCAGCCGGCCGTCCAGCTCGTCCCGGAACAGATAGTCCTGGGCGCCCACGCGCACGGCCTCGGCGCCGCGCTCGGCGTCGCCGGAGGCGGTCAGCGCGAGCACGGCGTGCCGGGGCGCGAGCCGCAGCACGTGCCGGAGCACGGCCAGCTCGTCGTCGGTGTCGTCGCCGCCCGGCGCCGGGAGCGCCAGGTCCAGCAGGATGCAGTGGACGTCGTCGGTGAGCAGCCGCTCGGCCTCGGTGAGGTTGCGGGCGGTGCGCACGCGGATCGGCTTGCCGGCCGAGTCCAGCAGGTCGGGCACGATCGGCGAACCGGCCGGATCGTCCTCGATCAGCAGCAGGGTGAGAGTGGCGCCGGTGCCGTGCGCGGGCGTGGCGTCGCGGTGCGCCTCTTCCTTGAGGGGGCCGCCGACGGCCTGCGGGGCCTGCGCCTGTCCACTCTCCACGGCCGGGATCGCTCTCTGCCGCGGTACGGGTACGGGCATCGTCTTGGGTTCCTTCCCTCCCCCCGAGGGCACGGCGGCATCGAGGGTCTCGACCCACCGACCGGTGACCATAGCGGCTGGGACCGCCCCGGCGGAATGGTGTGAGCCGGGTCGCTCCGTCGCCCGCCGCCGTCATATGCCGCGTTCCGTACCGCAGTTGGACACGCCGGCGGGCCCTCGGGGATGACGAAGCTCACGTCAGGCGGGAGTTGGCCGTGCGGTGGGTCACGTGATCCAGGTCACCGGGGCGGGCGCGGGTGCGGCGTCCGTCACGCGTCCGGTCGTACGACGCCCAGGATCGGCATGGAACCGGCGCCCGCCTCCGTCACCGTACGGCCGGGGCGCGGGGCGTGGATGATCCTGCCGTCACCGATGTACAGCCCGACGTGGCTGGCGTCGTCGAAGTAGATGACGAGGTCGCCGGGGCGCATGTCCTCGGTCTCCACGTGCGGCAGCCGCCGCCACTGCTCCTGTGAGGTGCGCGGTACGGGGTGTCCGGCCGCGGCCCAGGCCTGGGAGGTCAGGCCGGAGCAGTCGAAGGAGTCCGGTCCCTCGGCGCCCCACACGTACGGCTTGCCGAGCTGCTCGGTGGCGTACTTCACGGCCTTCTCGCCCGGCGCGGAGGCCTGGTCGTGGGCGTCCTGGAGGACGCCGGTGTCCAGCCAGGCGGTCTGCGCCTTCTGCGCGGCCTCGCGCTCCAGCTCGGCGAGGCGCTCCTTCTCCTCCTTCTCCAGCCGGGACTGGAGCTTCTCCGCCGCGTCGATCTGCTGCTCGATCTTCTTCTTGGCGGCGGCCTTGGCCTTGCGGTTGACCTCCAGCCGCTTCCACTGCGCGGAGGCGTCGTCGGCGTAGGCCCGCAACTCCTTCTGGGTGCGGGTCATCTCGGCCATCAGCCCGGTCGCCGCGCGCTGGCCCTGGAGCACCCGGCCGGCGCCGTCGAGGAACCGGCCGGGGTCGTCGGTGAGCAGGAACTGGGCGGTGGAGGAGAGGCCGCCCGTGCGGTACTGGTCGCGGGCCGCCGCGCCCGCCCGGTCCTTCAGCCCGTCCAGCCGCTGCTGGCCCTGGTCGATCTTCCGGGCCAGCTCCACGATCTCGGCGGACTGCTTCTCCGCCTTCTCCTCGGCCGCGTTGTAGGCGTCGGTGGCCACGGACGCGTCGTGGTAGAGCTTGTCGAGCTTGGCGCGGACCTCCTCAAGGTCCTTGTCCGGCAGGGGAGTCCGGGCCGGTGAGGGCGTGGGTATGGGTGCGGGGGCCGCGAACGCCGTGCCGGGTGCCGCGAGGACGGTCACCGCGCAGACCACGGTCAGGGCGGCCGTGAGCAGGCCGCGCTTGCCCGAACCCATACCTGTTTCCCCCAAACTGATTTACCGTCAGTAACTTACGGTCGTCTGAGGGATCGTGCCACGGTCGCGCGCAAAGCGACAGAGGCCGTCGGACACCGGATGCCCCCCGGCGGCCCGTCGGGTACGGCGATCACCTCGCCGGTGTGACGAACGGGACGCGGGAAGCGTTCCCCCGCACGTGTGTCCGGCCCGGCCGGCGGTCAGCCCACCGGCGCCAACGCGGCCCAGGCCACGGTGACTTCGCCCTGCCGCCAGCGGGCCGGGGTGTCCGTCACCGGCCAGTCGGCGGTCAGGTCCCGCACCGTGCGCATCCAGCGCTGACGGGCGCCGTAGGAGGCGTAGGGCGCGGCAGCGGCCCAGGCGCGGTCGAAGTCGCGCAGGAAGGCGTGTACCGGCTCGCCCGGGACATTGCGGTGGATCAGCGCCTTCGGCAGCCGCTCGGCGAGGTCGGAGGGGCGCTCCAGGGAGCCCAGCCGGGTGGCGAAGGTGACCGTGCGGGGGCCCTCGGGACCGAGCGCCACCCACACGTGCCGGCGGCCGATCTCGTCGCAGGTGCCCTCCACCAGCAGTCCGCCCGGGGCGAGCCGCGCGCACAGCTGCCGCCACACCGGCGCGACCTCGGCCTCGTCGTACTGGCGCAGTACGTTCGCGGCCCGGATCAGCGCGGGCCGTCCGGGCACCGGCACCTCGAAGCCGCCGTGCCGGAAGACCAGGCCCTCGCGCTCGTACGGCCGCGCCGCCGCGACCCGGACGGGATCGATCTCCACGCCGACCACGCGGGTGCGGGGCGCCGCCGCGCGCAGCCGGGTCAGCAACTCCACGGCGGTCCAGGGCGCGGCGCCGTAGCCCAGGTCGACGGCCACGGGGTCGCTCGCGCGGCGCAGCGCGGCGCCGTGCGCGGCCGCGATCCAGCGGTCCATGCGGCGCAGCCGGTTGGGGTTGGTGGTCCC
This window harbors:
- a CDS encoding helix-turn-helix domain-containing protein yields the protein MASLNVGNLGEYLREQRRNAQLSLRQLADAAGVSNPYLSQIERGLRKPSAEVLQQVAKALRISAETLYVRAGILDAERDRDEVETRAVILADPSLNERQKQVLLQIYESFRKENGFGTGEAAGPARDGDGTADQGTGGGSSTAGGGDAAGSDTDAGRRRTAG
- a CDS encoding putative RNA methyltransferase, whose protein sequence is MPVLLPPALEPFLDVLRCPVCRARLRPGHGSLRCPAGHTFDIARQGYVSLLTGIRATSGDDADMVQARNRFLSTGRYAPVRQTLTRMTADALPGRGKVVDVGCGTGYYLAGVLDQLPGTRGLGLDTSVRALRSAARAHPRAAAASWDVFRPFPLADHGVDVVLDVFAPRNPAEFHRVLRPSGRLIVVRPGERHLAELRDRIPGMVTIDPDKEQRLRQALDPYFQPAGTRHVAYTTSLTRQEAIDLVGMTPSARHLTHADLTDPGALPARTTVSVLATSYRPR
- a CDS encoding class I SAM-dependent methyltransferase, whose translation is MRAPAAPRPVGTVTRGTTNPNRLRRMDRWIAAAHGAALRRASDPVAVDLGYGAAPWTAVELLTRLRAAAPRTRVVGVEIDPVRVAAARPYEREGLVFRHGGFEVPVPGRPALIRAANVLRQYDEAEVAPVWRQLCARLAPGGLLVEGTCDEIGRRHVWVALGPEGPRTVTFATRLGSLERPSDLAERLPKALIHRNVPGEPVHAFLRDFDRAWAAAAPYASYGARQRWMRTVRDLTADWPVTDTPARWRQGEVTVAWAALAPVG
- a CDS encoding PP2C family protein-serine/threonine phosphatase; this encodes MPVPVPRQRAIPAVESGQAQAPQAVGGPLKEEAHRDATPAHGTGATLTLLLIEDDPAGSPIVPDLLDSAGKPIRVRTARNLTEAERLLTDDVHCILLDLALPAPGGDDTDDELAVLRHVLRLAPRHAVLALTASGDAERGAEAVRVGAQDYLFRDELDGRLLSRAIRYAVERKRSETAERRLAEGRLRAQENRRLERGLLPTPLLDGSSLRFAARYRPGRSRALLGGDFYDAVRTPDGTVHAMIGDVCGHGPDEAALGVELRIAWRALTLAGLCGDELLNTLQQVLEHERADEEIFATLCTVDIAPDGRRAGLCLAGHPAPLIASPGRAPRLLPYDNNGPALGLLPGARWPRMQVELGAEWSLMLYTDGLIEGKVGVGGERLGQDGMVEMIRRQLAEGLRGEELLRAAVHEVRELNGGELTDDVAVVLLDRAA
- a CDS encoding DUF2516 family protein — protein: MGDMLMLGFAGFMGILKIILMALAAVGLFDAAFRREDAFRAADKQNKVFWLIILGIALVVSYLFSILSILPIAGAVASIVYLVDVRPALQQVGGGRGFGRRGRGSSSDGPYGPWNGGR
- a CDS encoding C40 family peptidase; this translates as MGSGKRGLLTAALTVVCAVTVLAAPGTAFAAPAPIPTPSPARTPLPDKDLEEVRAKLDKLYHDASVATDAYNAAEEKAEKQSAEIVELARKIDQGQQRLDGLKDRAGAAARDQYRTGGLSSTAQFLLTDDPGRFLDGAGRVLQGQRAATGLMAEMTRTQKELRAYADDASAQWKRLEVNRKAKAAAKKKIEQQIDAAEKLQSRLEKEEKERLAELEREAAQKAQTAWLDTGVLQDAHDQASAPGEKAVKYATEQLGKPYVWGAEGPDSFDCSGLTSQAWAAAGHPVPRTSQEQWRRLPHVETEDMRPGDLVIYFDDASHVGLYIGDGRIIHAPRPGRTVTEAGAGSMPILGVVRPDA